One window of the Pyrinomonadaceae bacterium genome contains the following:
- a CDS encoding ABC transporter permease, whose translation MKLIRSDILENLWMALGTLRANKLRSFLTVFGVIIGVITVMLIASIIAGVDTAVTKEVESFGTRSMYISKFDPGIHVGRRSREERMRKELTYDDAIALSQLPTVEVSVPFLDITSNFFGRKINVSGGGKTSASVALQGTLPDFEKAGTQVISEGRFFSQYENDANQKVCVIGSKVADDFFRFRSPVEEHIKIDEEEFRVVGVLQKREQFLFSGGSDDQNNVIYLPYNVARKVKPNEDDIYILAVAKPGMMRQAMDQVVDTLRVRRQVPFGARDNFGIETTESLISTFRSITGGVAVAMVVISSVGLMVGGIGVMNIMLVSVTERTREIGVRKAIGARRKDIMVQFLIEAATLTGFGGLLGLLVGWLLTLVVRLIMPSYVPLWAPIAGFAASVGIGVIFGLWPAWKAARLDPIESLRYE comes from the coding sequence ATGAAGCTAATCCGTTCTGACATTCTCGAGAACCTTTGGATGGCGCTGGGCACTTTGCGCGCCAACAAGCTGCGGTCGTTCCTAACGGTCTTTGGCGTCATCATCGGCGTGATCACGGTAATGCTGATCGCCTCGATCATCGCGGGCGTCGACACAGCGGTGACGAAAGAAGTCGAATCGTTCGGCACCCGCTCGATGTACATCAGCAAGTTCGATCCCGGCATTCATGTCGGCCGCCGCTCGCGCGAAGAGCGCATGCGCAAAGAACTGACCTATGACGACGCGATCGCCTTGTCACAACTGCCCACCGTTGAAGTCTCAGTCCCCTTTCTCGACATCACCAGCAACTTTTTTGGCCGGAAGATTAATGTCAGCGGCGGAGGCAAAACCTCGGCGTCGGTAGCTCTTCAGGGCACGCTGCCGGACTTTGAAAAAGCCGGCACGCAAGTCATTTCGGAAGGTCGGTTCTTTTCACAATACGAGAACGACGCGAATCAGAAGGTGTGCGTGATCGGCTCAAAAGTGGCCGACGACTTTTTCCGGTTCCGCTCGCCCGTCGAAGAACACATCAAGATCGACGAGGAAGAGTTTCGCGTGGTGGGCGTGCTGCAAAAGCGCGAGCAGTTTTTGTTCAGCGGCGGCAGTGACGATCAGAATAATGTCATCTACCTGCCGTATAACGTCGCGCGCAAAGTGAAACCGAACGAGGACGACATCTACATTCTCGCCGTGGCAAAACCCGGCATGATGCGGCAGGCGATGGATCAGGTTGTCGATACGTTACGCGTGCGGCGCCAGGTGCCGTTCGGGGCCCGGGACAACTTCGGAATTGAGACGACTGAGTCACTCATCTCGACGTTTCGTTCGATTACCGGCGGCGTCGCCGTCGCGATGGTGGTGATTTCGTCAGTGGGCTTAATGGTAGGAGGCATCGGCGTGATGAACATCATGCTGGTGTCGGTCACCGAGCGCACCCGCGAAATCGGAGTGCGCAAGGCGATTGGCGCGCGCCGCAAAGACATCATGGTTCAGTTCCTGATCGAAGCAGCGACACTGACTGGATTCGGTGGACTGCTGGGATTGTTAGTCGGCTGGCTGCTGACGCTGGTGGTGCGATTGATCATGCCGTCCTACGTTCCGCTGTGGGCGCCGATTGCGGGTTTCGCCGCGAGCGTCGGCATAGGCGTGATCTTCGGGCTGTGGCCGGCGTGGAAGGCCGCGCGGCTCGATCCAATCGAATCGCTAAGATACGAATAA